A DNA window from Luteibaculum oceani contains the following coding sequences:
- a CDS encoding OmpA family protein, whose protein sequence is MKGYNLSSLVKYVMLITIFPTLLCAQKPTPVQREAELNILERNYGDAKYDPDAVSMGRAKKLAKKAFKLGDYYSSIDYLARYCEENPENWKYAWMLAESYRKARDYKNAEDWYARVAANKPGKYPKSSFYQALMQKSNGFYEEAPSLLNAFRKEYDKSDARIYKKLVKSEAAGAEMAKSLIDNPVKVAITRLDNNINRETMESSPIIINRDYIAYGSLIADVEEYYSLAGEDRPERKLYLAHRVKGNNWEKVGELPGPFNTEGFNVNSGAYSYDGARFYFTLCPKRIKNKNKCAIYVSNFKDGEWQFPEKLNEVINDPSYNSTQPAVGFAIDKKSKKKVDVLYFVSDREDRNRGGYDLYYSEFDPRINDFKKVKNLGSKVNSPGDEITPFYDTETGTLYFSSNGFPNLGGFDIFKSEGNPKDKFLPPVNIGFPLNSPADDLFYTLTKEHDEGFFVSNRIGTNSTINETCCDDIFTFIFTDFIKIGIKGVVFEMESPNDLPNATNLLEDVTVSLLARDVAGADTAMLQEVFPAAGEEYYFTLQHGKTYLLKAEADNYEPRYIPISTKKIAYSDTLIQDIGLKKIPPIEFEVPTIYFATNKATISKEQQEDLKSGLIPFLRMHPDLKLRIVGNSDDVGSSKYNDKLSERRATAVYKFLVGEDLEKERFEVVGVGESKPAVNPKTGEIPTEVAREKNRRVEFEVMDNPRYLIKVK, encoded by the coding sequence GTGAAAGGCTATAATCTTTCTTCTCTTGTGAAATACGTTATGTTAATAACGATATTTCCAACTTTGTTGTGTGCCCAAAAACCAACTCCGGTTCAACGAGAAGCAGAGTTGAATATATTAGAGCGTAACTATGGTGACGCTAAATATGATCCCGATGCGGTAAGCATGGGTAGGGCGAAAAAGCTGGCGAAAAAGGCTTTTAAACTTGGAGACTACTATTCAAGCATCGATTACCTCGCGCGTTACTGTGAGGAAAATCCAGAAAATTGGAAATATGCTTGGATGCTTGCAGAGTCATATAGAAAGGCAAGAGATTATAAAAATGCTGAAGATTGGTACGCCAGAGTTGCAGCAAACAAGCCTGGGAAGTATCCTAAATCATCTTTCTACCAAGCTTTAATGCAAAAGTCGAATGGCTTTTACGAAGAAGCTCCTTCATTATTAAATGCCTTCAGGAAAGAATACGACAAAAGTGATGCTCGTATTTATAAGAAGCTGGTAAAATCCGAAGCGGCTGGTGCTGAAATGGCTAAGTCCCTTATCGATAACCCAGTTAAGGTAGCAATCACTAGGCTGGATAATAATATTAATAGGGAAACTATGGAGTCTTCTCCTATTATTATTAATAGAGATTACATCGCCTATGGTTCTTTAATCGCTGATGTTGAGGAATACTATTCTTTGGCAGGAGAAGATAGACCAGAAAGAAAGTTATATCTAGCGCATAGGGTAAAAGGTAACAACTGGGAAAAGGTAGGTGAACTTCCTGGGCCTTTTAATACCGAAGGATTTAATGTGAACTCGGGTGCGTACAGCTATGATGGAGCAAGATTTTACTTCACGCTTTGTCCTAAGAGAATTAAGAACAAGAATAAGTGTGCTATCTATGTTTCCAATTTCAAAGATGGTGAATGGCAATTCCCGGAGAAGCTAAACGAAGTAATTAACGATCCTTCGTACAACTCTACTCAACCTGCTGTTGGTTTTGCAATTGATAAAAAGTCGAAGAAAAAGGTAGACGTACTTTATTTTGTTTCCGACCGCGAGGATAGAAACAGAGGGGGGTACGATCTTTACTACTCGGAGTTTGACCCTAGAATTAACGACTTTAAAAAGGTGAAGAACTTAGGGTCTAAAGTAAATTCACCTGGAGATGAGATAACTCCATTTTACGATACCGAGACCGGTACTTTGTATTTCTCATCTAATGGATTCCCTAACCTGGGAGGTTTCGATATTTTCAAATCGGAAGGAAATCCAAAGGATAAGTTTTTACCACCGGTAAATATTGGTTTCCCGTTGAATTCACCTGCTGACGATTTATTTTATACGTTAACTAAGGAGCACGACGAAGGTTTCTTTGTTTCAAATAGAATAGGTACAAACAGTACAATTAACGAGACCTGTTGTGATGATATCTTCACATTTATTTTTACGGACTTTATTAAAATTGGAATTAAAGGGGTAGTGTTTGAGATGGAGTCACCAAATGATCTTCCCAATGCGACCAATTTATTAGAGGATGTTACGGTTTCTCTTCTAGCTCGCGATGTAGCTGGAGCTGACACTGCTATGTTGCAAGAAGTTTTTCCTGCGGCAGGAGAGGAGTACTACTTTACCCTTCAGCATGGCAAAACTTATTTGCTAAAAGCAGAGGCTGATAATTATGAGCCTAGATACATTCCTATTTCAACTAAAAAAATCGCTTATTCTGATACCCTAATTCAGGATATCGGTTTAAAGAAAATTCCACCTATAGAATTTGAGGTTCCAACAATTTATTTTGCAACAAACAAAGCAACAATTAGTAAGGAGCAACAGGAAGATTTAAAATCTGGGTTAATTCCATTTTTGAGAATGCATCCAGACCTAAAGCTACGTATCGTAGGGAACTCGGATGATGTTGGCTCGTCTAAATACAACGATAAGCTTTCTGAAAGAAGAGCCACAGCTGTTTATAAATTCTTAGTTGGGGAGGATCTTGAAAAAGAACGTTTCGAGGTGGTTGGAGTTGGTGAGTCTAAGCCAGCTGTAAATCCAAAAACTGGCGAAATTCCAACTGAGGTAGCAAGAGAGAAGAACAGACGTGTGGAATTCGAAGTAATGGATAACCCACGTTACCTAATCAAAGTAAAATAA
- a CDS encoding 2-phosphosulfolactate phosphatase, whose product MADKPSVEVCFSPDRFDLYYQGQPIVVVIDVLRATTAMCVAFEYGVEKIIPVSSLEEAIEYQRMGFLVGAERNGKIVDGFDFGNSPTGFMTDKFNGKTIVLTTTNGTRAINTANKAETVIAAGFVNLDAVNQYLKEQQRDTLILCSGWKDRFNLEDTICGGAIVDYLVAEGSHISDHDSSVAAKYLYQSAKTNYFGFLKSSSHRRRLKKLNLQEDIKYSLTPNKTSVIPFLKEGELIKLG is encoded by the coding sequence ATGGCAGATAAACCAAGTGTAGAAGTCTGTTTTAGCCCCGATCGTTTCGATTTATATTATCAGGGCCAACCCATTGTAGTTGTAATTGATGTCTTACGTGCGACAACAGCTATGTGTGTTGCATTCGAATATGGAGTGGAGAAAATCATTCCTGTATCTAGCCTAGAAGAGGCGATTGAATACCAGCGAATGGGATTTTTAGTTGGGGCAGAGCGAAATGGGAAAATAGTGGATGGTTTCGATTTTGGTAACTCACCAACAGGATTTATGACAGATAAATTCAATGGTAAAACCATAGTCCTAACTACAACCAATGGAACCCGTGCCATAAACACAGCTAACAAGGCCGAAACGGTTATTGCTGCTGGTTTTGTAAACCTCGACGCGGTAAACCAATATTTAAAAGAGCAGCAAAGGGATACCCTTATTCTTTGCTCTGGTTGGAAGGATAGATTTAATCTCGAAGATACCATTTGTGGAGGTGCAATTGTAGATTACCTCGTTGCAGAAGGTTCTCATATTTCGGACCACGATTCGTCGGTAGCGGCAAAGTATTTATACCAAAGTGCAAAGACTAACTATTTTGGTTTTCTTAAATCTTCATCCCACAGAAGGCGATTGAAAAAGTTAAACCTTCAAGAAGACATTAAATATAGCCTTACACCAAACAAAACTTCAGTAATACCATTTTTAAAAGAAGGAGAATTGATTAAATTGGGGTAA
- a CDS encoding PorP/SprF family type IX secretion system membrane protein, which yields MVSKLFKTSVLLLSLLSVSSLAFGQEAHFSQYNRAPLQLNPALTGAFFGDWKVSNNYRSQWSSLLSKPVTTIGLGFEKPIYLDIDKVAVGVFAMKDEAGGDKGFSTTRVAVSGAYHKLVDYSELRFGVQLAYTTKTIDKNLSFPEGFNRVTGEFDPELTELEPLARDQVSYLDVNFGVSWGMYFENFRPEVGLAMFHLNKPTESFYGTGNKRETQVAANASFKYFFNKNFYLDPNFMVLSQSKARNMLAGLSAGMRFDPNNAGVNDASFGFLLRNGFTDNPDAFIVLAGLGISNFDAGISYDFNISQLKEGLSNNGSFEISISYTAPSTRLIKTKIDSERL from the coding sequence ATGGTTTCGAAACTTTTTAAAACAAGCGTTTTACTGCTTAGTCTATTGAGTGTTAGCTCATTGGCATTTGGTCAGGAGGCTCATTTCTCCCAGTACAACCGCGCACCCCTACAGTTAAACCCCGCATTAACCGGAGCATTCTTTGGTGATTGGAAGGTGAGTAATAACTATCGCTCTCAATGGAGTTCTCTATTGAGTAAGCCTGTAACTACTATCGGTCTTGGTTTCGAAAAGCCAATCTACCTTGATATTGACAAGGTAGCAGTTGGTGTTTTTGCCATGAAAGATGAGGCAGGTGGAGATAAAGGCTTTTCTACCACAAGGGTAGCTGTGTCAGGGGCCTATCACAAGCTTGTAGATTATTCCGAATTAAGATTTGGAGTTCAGTTGGCTTACACCACCAAAACCATCGATAAGAACTTGTCGTTTCCCGAAGGTTTTAATCGTGTTACCGGAGAGTTCGATCCTGAACTTACCGAGCTGGAGCCCTTGGCTAGAGATCAGGTGAGTTACTTGGATGTAAACTTTGGTGTTAGTTGGGGTATGTATTTCGAGAACTTCAGACCCGAGGTTGGTTTAGCGATGTTCCACCTGAACAAACCAACTGAAAGTTTCTATGGTACAGGAAATAAAAGAGAAACCCAGGTAGCGGCAAATGCGTCGTTCAAGTATTTTTTCAACAAAAACTTTTACCTAGATCCTAACTTCATGGTGCTTTCACAATCGAAAGCCAGAAACATGCTTGCAGGTTTGTCGGCCGGTATGAGATTTGATCCGAATAATGCAGGTGTTAACGACGCGTCATTTGGTTTCTTACTTCGTAACGGTTTTACAGATAACCCAGATGCGTTTATTGTTCTTGCAGGATTAGGTATCTCTAATTTTGACGCAGGAATTAGCTACGATTTTAATATCTCTCAATTGAAAGAGGGCCTGTCTAATAATGGTTCTTTCGAAATTTCAATTAGTTACACCGCACCTAGTACTCGTTTAATTAAAACCAAGATCGATAGTGAAAGGCTATAA
- a CDS encoding zinc dependent phospholipase C family protein produces the protein MTSTQRYSFTLLAVFILCISVQALNKVNVWGFFAHRKINELAVYALPDSMHIYLRSHIEYLSEHAVDPDRRRHSTKGEAEKHYIDLDYYPYDIKQLADSFPKSWEMALSCYPEDTLRTYGIAPWNLQQYHYRLVKQFQGRDLSKLLKTMADYGHYVGDIHVPLHTTMNYNGQLTGQKGIHGLWETRLPELFFDEYDLLVEEVKYIDDVQELIWSVVLESHRLMPEVLHKEMMLSKANSSSKYTFEERGERTTTSYAKSFSQLYHDNLNGMVEQRMRCAVSCLASLWYTAWVDAGQPSLKEFE, from the coding sequence ATGACCTCCACCCAACGCTATTCTTTTACGCTTTTAGCAGTTTTTATATTATGTATTTCAGTACAAGCCCTGAACAAAGTAAATGTTTGGGGCTTTTTTGCGCACAGAAAAATTAATGAATTGGCGGTTTATGCACTGCCCGATTCAATGCATATATATCTGCGTTCTCATATTGAATATTTAAGTGAACACGCAGTAGATCCTGATCGAAGAAGGCATTCTACAAAAGGGGAAGCCGAAAAACATTACATAGATTTAGATTATTATCCCTACGATATAAAACAATTAGCAGATAGCTTTCCCAAAAGCTGGGAAATGGCCCTTAGCTGTTACCCCGAAGACACACTGCGAACCTATGGAATAGCTCCATGGAACCTGCAACAATATCACTATCGGCTTGTAAAACAGTTTCAGGGGAGAGACTTAAGCAAGTTGCTGAAAACCATGGCCGATTACGGGCATTATGTAGGGGATATACACGTGCCCTTACATACGACAATGAATTATAATGGGCAGCTCACTGGGCAAAAAGGAATTCATGGTTTGTGGGAAACACGCTTACCCGAATTGTTTTTCGATGAATATGATTTACTAGTTGAGGAAGTGAAATATATAGATGATGTTCAGGAATTAATTTGGTCTGTGGTATTGGAATCACACCGCCTTATGCCTGAGGTTTTACACAAGGAAATGATGCTATCTAAAGCCAATTCTTCTTCAAAATATACATTCGAAGAAAGAGGGGAGAGAACCACTACTTCATATGCTAAAAGTTTTTCACAATTATATCATGATAACTTAAATGGCATGGTGGAACAAAGGATGCGCTGTGCTGTATCCTGCCTAGCATCGCTGTGGTATACCGCGTGGGTAGACGCGGGACAGCCTAGTTTAAAAGAGTTTGAATAA